In Polyangium spumosum, the DNA window CAGCGTGACGGCCGGATCAATCGTTACGGCGGTCTCGCGATCCGGAAGGTCCTGGCGCGGCCCTACGCCGAGCATGTCGCCCCGATTCCGGTGGAGGGCAGCCCTTGGCTCGCCCTTTCGCGCTCCCTTCCGGAAACGTGCGAGGGCATGGCGCCTTGGTGGGGCACGGAGGGGGCGGTCATCCGCCGGAGCGTCTTCCTCCCGCCGCTCGCCCGACAGGAGGGCGAGCTCGATCGCCTCCTCGCCAGCCTGTCGCATTATCGCCTCGCGCTCGGCCAGTCCGATCCGGAGCAACTTCTCCGGGCGCTCCACCGTCGGCTCGAGGGCGCCGGCACGGAGGAGGCGCGCGCCGCCCTCCATGCCTGGCTGCGGGAAGCGCAGATCGACCTCGCGCCCGTTCGCCGGGGCCCGCCGCCCGAGGAGGGGCCGCTCTCATAGTCCCTGCTTGGTCCAGCCGTATTTCTCCTCCGCCACCTCCACGCAGCGCGCGTAGAGGGCCTTGGTCCGGAGGAAGCTGAGGCGCTCAGCGTCGAGCTGCTCCTTGTATTTCGGATCAGCGACCGCCTCGCGGATCACGTGCCGCACCTTAGACACGCCGAGCGAAAGTAGCTCCTGCGTGAAGTCGGCCTCGACCGTCAACGTGGTCCCGAAACCTTCGAGCCATGCCGTGAGCTTCGCCTGGTTCAGCACGCCCTGCACGAGCAGCGCCCAGAGCAGGTTCTTCGCGCGCGGGACGTACCAGTAGCCCTTGCCGGCCCCATCGATCTCCCGCGCGACCTTGTTCAAGCGGTATTGGATCTTGTAGGCGAGCAGAATACGGCGTGCGTCGGTCTTGAGGTACTTCTCGGCGAAACACGAGCGGTACTGGCTCTCGGATTCGAATACCTCGTTGAGCCGAGACATTCGATCCACCTCGCCCTGTGCCGCGAGGAAGGTCCGCGCCAGGCGCCGTATCTCCATCGCTCGACGATGGCTCGGCTCGAAGCCTTGCTCGAGCAATTCCTCCTCCGAGAGGCTCGCGAAGAGCCTCTCCTGCCGCTCATACAAGAGCCCGTCGAGCTCGTCGCGGAACTTGTCCTGGAACTCGAGCTGGATAGGGTCGCTGGCGCGGAGGTTGACCGGATCGACGGGGTTCTGGCGGTTCGTGTTGATGGTGACGGCCGTAATGAAGGACGGCTGGGCGTGGGTCACAATTTTGGCCAGGACGCGGACCTCCTCCAGTCGGTCTGCTTGCTCGGCGGGTGCCTTAGCAAATTCGGAGCTCTCGACGAACTTCGTCAGGCTCGTGATCGTTTGCGCCCCGTTGAGCACGCGGGGCTCGGTGAGGTGAATGCGGTCGTCGTCGACCTCGAGGTGCTCGGCTGCAATGGTGATCCCGTTGTGATTGAAGATGAACGCCGAAGCGGGGGCCTTGCCCTCCACGACGTCGGCGAGCGCGGCGCGGATCTTGCGATTGATCGGTCCGTCGGGGTCGAGCCCGGCCCGGATGTTGCGCTCGAACAGCCTCTGGCCCATCTCGCGGTACATCCGGTACAGGTCGAGCAGGCGAACGAAGCCGACATGCAGCGCCTCTCCGGCCTCGGTCACGCTCACGATGGAGGACGGCAGCGACAGGTCGTAACGGTGGGTGATGCGGGTATGGCCACCGACGCGTCCTCGCGTCTCGTTGGAGATGAACTGAAACGTGAGGGTGACCTCGCGGCCCGGGAATGAGCGGTCGATGACGTACTTCTTCGCCTCCAGATCTTCGCGGAGCGCGTCGAGCGTGGCGCTCTGGTCAGCGTCGTTCGGGTCGCCGTTGTAGACAAAGTGGATCAGCACTTTGTCGATGACCGACTGATCCTCGTGCAATCGGTTGCGCAGCTCGGCCAGGAGCCGTCCTGGTGCCTCGGGCGCGGGGCAGAAGATCCGCTCCATCCCCTCGCGTGCAAGCCGTCGAAGCGGCTCCTTGAATGCCTGGTGCTGCGCTGCCCACTGGAACTGGAAGAGGTACAGGTTACGACGATGGATGTCGACGTGGAAGGCATTGATGCCCTCGGAGGCTTCCTCGCCGAAGGCGATGTTGCGTGCGACCTGCTCGGACGTTTTCTCGAACTCCCGCGTCAGGTAGAGCAGCGCGAAGTAGTCCTCCCTCGAGCCCCCGTATCGCGACTTGTACTGTGCGTATGCCTGATCCAGCTCGCGCTTCGTGATGCCCATGTCTGCCGATTGCTCCGCCCGTCAGCCTGCGACGTACTCCCCCGCGATCCCAGCATCAATTAGTCCCAGCCACTGCCCTCCGAGGTAACTCGCGAAGCTCGGATCCTCGATCAAGACCCCCACCTCGATGTTCCGCTCCTGTCCTCGCTGCGTGAAATTTGCACTCGACACGAACGCCTTCACGCCGTCGACCACCACGCACTTCGCATGCATGCTGCAATAGGGCGGCCCAGGCTTGAGCGCCCGCTTGTCGTAGTAGACCCGCGGGCGTGGCTCCCCGAAGGGCCAATTCTCGGCCAAAAACTTCCCGAAGCACCGCGCGAGGTGCGCCTCCACGTCGGCGCCGCGCTCGATCTGCGGAACGTCCACGAAGAACCTCGCGCTGACGTTGTGCTGCAGCATGGAACCATGAAGCGGCGCCAGCACCTCCTTTGCGTGGTCGAAGCTGTAGCCGGCCAGGATCACGCTTTCCCGCGCCCCCTCGAACAGCGCGCGCAGCACCACCGCCGTGTCCCGCGCCGTGCCGGCAGGCGCCTCCGGACCCGTCCACACGAGCTCCGGCGTCGGCTTGCGGTCCTCGCGCTCGGCCAGCGCAACGTCGAGCACCGCGAGGCACGCGGCGGTCTTATGGCCGGCAAGGGCGTACTCGATCGCGTCGATCTGGTGGCGTATGCCGAAGCCTACCAGCGACGCCCGATCGATTGGCGCTCGCAAGCGCCCCGACGCGATCGCCTCCCGGAGCTCCGCGAGCACCGTCGTGCTCACGTTCTTCAAGCTCGCGCGGCCGGTCGTCATCACGGGCGCTCTCGGAAGAAGGCCAGCTCGGGGTCATTGCCGATCGTGGGTACGACCAGCGCGCGGTCGAGGAAGCGGTTGAACCACTCGCACGAGCACTCGGCGATGTACAGGCAGCCGTGGCATGCGGCTCCCTCCGTGCGGCGGTCGCTCGACTCCGAGCTCGGGTCGTGCGCGGCGCAGACCGGGTCGTTCGAGCACAGGCGGCCGAGATCCCAGGCCTCACGCAGATGATAGCGGATCCGCCGGCCCTCCTCGACGAGACCACCGAGCGTGCCCTCGCTACCGGTCGTGCCCGTCGTGAGCATCACGGCGGCCATGTTCGGCCCGCCCACCTCGGCCTGCCCGCAATAGATTCGCTCGCGGATGGCGCTGGCCGCGTAGCCGCATTCGAGGCTTACTGCGGTGAGCAAGAGGTGCGAGAGCGAGTGCAGCAAGAAAAACCGCACGCCCGGAAACTCGCCCCGTCCCGTGGCCTCGAAGGCGCGCAGGAGCAGCTCCGCGCGCTTCACGACCGCATCCCGCTTCTCCCACTTGTGGAGCACCTCCTCGTCGAGCTCCACGAAGACGCCCTCGCCGCGGACCTCCGCGGCCGGCAGCCATTTCTCGTTCCCCGTGGGCAGCGTGAGCACCGCGGGCTTCACCTTGCGCGCAGCAAAGTCGTATTCGCCTTGCAGGTTGGCGCCGATCGAATCGAACCGGCTGAAGCTCACCTGCACGCGTACCTCGCGCAGCTCGGGCACGACGACGAGACCCCGAATGCCCGGCGGCAGATCGAGGCGGTGCTTCGGCACGCGGTAGGCGGCGAACTGAACGCCCGGCTCGGGTACGATGCCCTGCTGCTCGAGCGGCGCCGTGACCATTCGGTCATATTCCGCGCTGCGCAAAGGGCGCTCCGACGTCGCGGTCGACGCCTCGTTCTCGGCG includes these proteins:
- a CDS encoding AIPR family protein; the encoded protein is MGITKRELDQAYAQYKSRYGGSREDYFALLYLTREFEKTSEQVARNIAFGEEASEGINAFHVDIHRRNLYLFQFQWAAQHQAFKEPLRRLAREGMERIFCPAPEAPGRLLAELRNRLHEDQSVIDKVLIHFVYNGDPNDADQSATLDALREDLEAKKYVIDRSFPGREVTLTFQFISNETRGRVGGHTRITHRYDLSLPSSIVSVTEAGEALHVGFVRLLDLYRMYREMGQRLFERNIRAGLDPDGPINRKIRAALADVVEGKAPASAFIFNHNGITIAAEHLEVDDDRIHLTEPRVLNGAQTITSLTKFVESSEFAKAPAEQADRLEEVRVLAKIVTHAQPSFITAVTINTNRQNPVDPVNLRASDPIQLEFQDKFRDELDGLLYERQERLFASLSEEELLEQGFEPSHRRAMEIRRLARTFLAAQGEVDRMSRLNEVFESESQYRSCFAEKYLKTDARRILLAYKIQYRLNKVAREIDGAGKGYWYVPRAKNLLWALLVQGVLNQAKLTAWLEGFGTTLTVEADFTQELLSLGVSKVRHVIREAVADPKYKEQLDAERLSFLRTKALYARCVEVAEEKYGWTKQGL
- the drmC gene encoding DISARM system phospholipase D-like protein DrmC, which gives rise to MTTGRASLKNVSTTVLAELREAIASGRLRAPIDRASLVGFGIRHQIDAIEYALAGHKTAACLAVLDVALAEREDRKPTPELVWTGPEAPAGTARDTAVVLRALFEGARESVILAGYSFDHAKEVLAPLHGSMLQHNVSARFFVDVPQIERGADVEAHLARCFGKFLAENWPFGEPRPRVYYDKRALKPGPPYCSMHAKCVVVDGVKAFVSSANFTQRGQERNIEVGVLIEDPSFASYLGGQWLGLIDAGIAGEYVAG